TTGCTTGGATTCTCCAAAAAAACGTTGTCACGACAATgtcagatcctccaaaaatgcactatttttggaggatccgacaagcACCGGATGACTTTCAAGAGTctgaagaacaacaacaacaaaccagtaAAATCCCAATGGGGTCcagggagggtagagtgtacgcagaccttaaccCCACTCCAAGGTGCATAGAGGTTGTTTCCGacagaccctcgactcaagaagacgaaaaaagACAATATATCAACAGAaaccatagaaataataacagTATCATAAGTATAGTCCAAACAACATAGCAAAGAAAAGAAGTTACTATTTTCTTACCATGTAAAAGTGCAGAAAGGCTTCCCATTGAGATATAATCATAAACAAGAAGCTTCTCATCTCCACTATAGTAATAAGCTCTTAAAGGTACCAAATTCTCATGattcaactttccaacttcttcaattttttcccTAAACTCTTTCTCAGGTACAGTTACATCCCTCAATCTTTTCACAACCAATGTAATCCCTGATTCTAATGCAGCCTTATAAGCAGTACCAAATGTCCCTTTTCCTAAAACTTCAGCTGAAGCTTTCAATAAATCATCAAGATCAAaacttttattcatttttccaaaaaatactaaactttttccatttccaACAATTGCCTCAGCTTTTCCTTTATCTTTATTACCCCCTCCAACTCCTATAGCTGCAATTGCACTACCCAAAAATCCATCTTTTCCACCATTATTCTCAACACCCTTTTCTTCAGGAATTTCAACTCCAACTTCTTTAACACCTGCCACGTCAGCAGATCTTGTTGTTTCTTTGTTACTCCTTTTCCGACAACAACAAAAGAACAGTAATAAAAGAATCAAAAGCAAACCAATAACACAACCAATTACAATACCAGCAATTGCTCCACCTGAaagtttcttcttttttccccCTTCATCTccattactattattattatcacATGAATTCAGTGGTTTCCCACATAGTGAAGTACCCAAAAAAGAATCCTTGGGTTGACCCGAAAGTTTACTAGGAATTGACCCGCTTAACTGATTATCTGACACATTGAACTGAACTAAACCGGGTAAATTCAGATCCGGTATTTGACCCGAAAACCCATTATCCTGCAAGTATAGTGTACCTAAACCAGTCAAATTGTTGAAAGAAGAAGGGATTGGACCGGAGAAATTGTTATGAGCAAGATTGAGCCGGACAAGATTAGAAAGACTGAAAATCGAATCGGGAACCGGACCGGAAAACAGATTATGCTGAAGGTATAAGTTTTTCAAGTCTTTTAATGGAGAAAATAAGTCGGCCGGAATTACGCCGGAAAGTGCATTGTAACGAAGACTAAGGAAGTTTAGTTTAGTGAGATTTGAGAAAAGACCAGGTGGGATTTGGCCGGAAAGTCCCATTCCGGGGAGATGAAGTTCGAGAACTGAGGATTTGTCCGGTGAACAAATAACACCGGGCCAAGAACATGTCGGACTTGATATGTTCCATAAAAGTGAACGGCCACGTAAAGCAGATCGGATTGAAAGAAGTGTTGAACGGTCGGAAACAATGTCTGAGGTTGTCGGCCGGAAAATCAAGAAAATTGAAATGGTGAAGAAAATTAAGATTTTTGAGCTCATTTTTTTTCCTTAACAGGAAAACTCAAAACCCCAAATAGGTTTTGAGGTTTCAATATTTCAGATTTGGTGTTTTTTTCAGTTCTTAAGGAGTGGGTATCATGTTCATAGTTTACTTTTTGAGAGGGAgggagtgtgtgtgtgtgtgttttgtgaGCTGGGAAGATAGAGAAATACTAGTTGGGAATTGGGAAAGAAGTATGAATTTGATGGATTCGGCTGTATTTTGGTACTTTAAACAATTATTgtcaaaataaaatatatataacaaATTGATGGTGGCTACTTAAGTAGGAGTAatataaaattgaagaaaaacgAGTGTGGTTTTaactactaaaatataaaaatttaaagccagtaaggttggatattttttTAATGTTTATTTTTCCTATTAATTTTAGGTTGGGATTGTCGGTGAATTTTATGGGACGAAAAGGTGGAGAAATGAAGATTTTTTATGGGATTTATATGTGGAATTTAAtgattttggtttaattttttgtatttttattaaaatttccaCTAACAATTTATATTAACATTGGAGGTCGCTATTTTAAAACTTCGAACTTATAAAGTTCAAATACTGAATATGCTACTGATGAAATTAGAACACGGATAAATACTCATTATGGTgttcatataaaataaaaaatattttatatcttATTTAATTATAATTAAGTGATAAACATATGTGTGAATAAcaattgtattattattattattattattattattattattattattttatttgacGTAAATATGTAAATAAAATGTTCCATTGAACTTATATCTAAGTACATAATAcaactaaaattataatttacaacaactagagaaaaaaaatgacacttttatttattaaaaagaaaataggaacACCAAAGAACCATCAGATTGGATTTCTTAGATTGAGTAGTTAGGATAATCGAATCTcatgtatttttctttcattttaacaactccaaaaaaaaaaaattgctatcTTTGATATCCCTTATTATTTGTTAAAGCTTTTTTAAAGTACgctaatatttcttttaaaaaaattcttttgtaTTTAGCTTACCTCATCTTTCCATTATACAAAGCTCAAAATTTTTAGTAACaattattaacaaaaaaaataaaaaaataaataaaacaaataaagtcGCAGACAAATTCAAAAGTAGGACAACATTCTGCATTGCTTAATCCAAGAAAATAAACTTCACTTTAGTGAAGAAAGCTCTTTTGGATAGTACTTAATTTTAGTAGTTATTGGAATCAGTAATTTTTGGATGTCTGAAAAAGACAATGTATTTTAGGACCTAAACTGTTGAAATCTAAAAGGCAAAATTACCTTAGAACCACCTAAACTTGCACCGAATTTAAAATCGGTACATGAACTTTCAATTATCCCATTTTAGCAATGACAAATGGAACATAAGATATCTTTTTATTTATCAATTCAATATTCAATAAGAGTTTGAAATCTCGATTAGTTCGCATTCATGTCACATAAGACCGTCAAACGATtcctaaaataattttttctatctcggaactcgaactcgaactcgaactcgaaaCTTCTTATTAAAAACGACATAATTTGAATCGTCCGAGCAAAGcttaaacatatatatatatatatatatatatatatatatatatatatatatatatatatatatatatatatatatgcaagaaTAGCAAAATAggcaaaaataaatttaattcatCGAAGAAATAAATGAATGTCTAAAATAATTAGATTTGGAGGTTTTCAAGATTTTTAAAATAACATAATCCCAGACTTCAGCTGCACTATCTATCCTGCTATATTCAACAAGCTACTCTCCAGTAGACTATTTAAAAACATGTAAGTATCTTAAAATTCTTGAGtctatagcttgtttggccatgaattttttttttatttttttcgaaattttttcacttttttattGAAATCATTGTTTggtcataaaatttccaattttcactttgatgatgaattttaaaatttttcgaaaatttggaAAACTCTaaaaagttgtttttcaaaatctccactcatatactcataaaaattcaaaaacaaccaaaaattgTATTCATGCCCtaatacaactctaattttcagatatcattttcacttgaaaaaaatattttattttttggaattttataattcttatgtccaactGCCCACTTAATTTACGAAATGATATTTCGAAAATTGTATATTTAAAATAAAGTAATCTTTGATGTGACACTAGAAACCCCTCAGTCATTGGATAAATATTCACGAGTTCATGCTATTTTTGTGCGAATGAattaatatagtatatactatatttagaacttcaaaatcataaaatctaTTCTTCTACTCGTGAAAAATGAGAGTGAAATCACTATTCTTTCATCTTTATATCAAATACCGATCTGTTTTgcagaaataaaatttatatatttaaaaactacGAAAATATTACTATTGTCAAATAGAATTCCCTTAATATTTGAAAAGATCTTGGTATGAGCCGCTTCCCCTTTTAATAGGTCTTATATCACATGAATTCGGATTACTCCAGATTCAAAGCGGATACTAAATACCAGAtgcgaaaaaatatatattattaattcCTTTTGTCTCACTGGAAAAGCAATAAAGATAACATGTGCAACGTATCTCTACAACTGTCATTCAAAGTTTGGAAATATTATAAGCTTTTGAAtggaaacattttccacccaaatagaaagtcaaaaatgttactatatgtttttttaattataaatcaTAAATTAAAAAAGAGTGGAAAAAGAGCCCTCGTAATGCCTTATTCATCTCACTTGCCAAAAGACCTCTTCACCCCGTAAAATTAGTTGATATGCACGCAAATTTGCTTGGACATCACGGTTATAAAAAAACTAAACTGCATATAATATTTACACCAAATTAATTAAAACGTgatattttaaagatatttttattatataattatGATTAAGTAATATTCTCACGTTGATTTAACACTTAACCCTACAAAATTAATGTGGTTTGGTGTATATAgcaaatttgaataattttattcCCTATTTatatgatgttgcatttatggttTCCAACACACGCAGTTAATTAAAATGATGATAAATTACTCCTTCCGTCTTATATAATCTGTCATGATTCTCTTATACACGACCCTTAAGAAAATTAATTAGGATGAAATTTTGACTACTTTACCCTTATTCATGTCTTAATATTTAATCTTTTTTCATTGGTATTTGAACAAAGTTAGGTGTATGTAGTCTTTGGGGATAATTATTACTAAggatgaaaaaggaaaaagataatcaattttgtcttgaacCTCCAAAGTGacaaataatttgaaataattatttttagtaATCACGACTAATAATATAAGACGGAGGAAGTATTAGTTAAAATATAACTGCTCCACAATAAATAACAAAACTAAAACTTACTATACCATTATTAACTAAGAGCGTTTCTCAAGGAggtgttctttttttttcctttctaaaatACTATAATATAAAGTATAAACATTTGGAGTTTTATGAGATTTATTTAATTTCTTGAGAATCTTAGAAACACATTAATTGCTTCTTAATTTTTCTCTCCGACCGTTGGACAGAAACTTCAGTAGAATTCAATCAACGGAACCATTAAGATCAGATAAATGTCATTATTTCCTCCCTTTAAACTTACGTAATTTGTTGACTTTGTTTACATTGTTAATTAATACTACTAAATTTTAAGTCGTggtacagtcaaacctctctataacaaacTCGTTTGTTTCGAATATTTTTGAATGTAATAGCGAAGTGTTGTAacagagaacatatattataacataacataaaaattggttccgaaaaaCTTGCTTTTAtaatgaagtgttgttatatagagATGTTGTTATAGCGAGGTATGAATGTAATATATCTTATGTTTTTCTTTTGGTTTATATCCGGTGTCAAATATTCCTATTGGCGTCCCAATTAATCTGGACTCATGTTGCATAAGATCCATTATAGAAGGAAGCACTCattataataaatttttttattcttaAAGCTCGacccgagacctctggttaaggacGGAGAAATCTGATTCATTTCACCATAACCTTTGGTTAGCGAAAAGACAATGTATCTACCTAATTATAGAGAAAAGAACAAATTTACAttcggaagaaaagaaaaagggaaaaaatggtTGACGtggaaaaacaaataaaatacgATAAATTGTGATTTACTCCAATAAATCCAGGTTGGATAATCAAAAGTACAAATTCATATATAATCAGTATTCTTGCCACCGTCTTCAAAAAATCATTATTTTTTTCCTGAATGTAAATTGAATTTTTAACTTGAACAAAttgtattaaaaaattatttaaaaaaaggtAGATTAATTGACCAACCAAAGCCAGAGAATTGACAGCTTCTTAAAGAACAACTTGAGATTAGATTCGCACTTTAGAAGATATCTTAGCTGTTCTCAGATGAAATTATGGAAGGTTCGTGTATACAAGCATAAACTATGattaaaatacaataattaaaccATTGAAAATTCTAAAATATTCAGTTTATGAATTTTATATAGAAAAGCTAAAATCAAGCTAGAATGTGATTGATTTTGTAGTTGCTAATTTCATTTTGCATCACTTAAGTGTTAGAACGAATTTACGTGATCAATGGTGAAAccaataataatttaataatgagattcaaaattttgaaaatgcGACTTAATCTAATATTCCTCACttattatataataaaaaaatatttataccaaTTTTTACTCTATTGTGGCTTTGCCATTGTACATGATATTAGCAAGTGGTAGGGGTGGGCGTTCAGGCAGTTCGGATTGTATCTGAAAATTTCGGTGTGGATATTCGATTTTTGGATTGAAGAAATGACAATTCAATTCCAATCTAAATAAGTACGGATTGGATCGAATTTTTTAAGTTCGGTTTCGGATTAATCGGTTTGAATATTTTGGATTTTCTCTTTTGGATATTAATCAATTAATTTCCTGAAAAGTTCATTATTCTCACTGCAATGATCCAAATGaagtattcaagtaatgaaattattattaaaaaaatacaatagAGACATTAATACGACCAGTAACAAGTAAAAATAGTAAAACTATATCCAAATAGAAAGTATTCTCACAGTAACTTAGTACGTAATTAATATTGAATATTTGGGATAATATCTAATGGGTAGGGTATTGAACTTATTAGTATTGACATATGAAAAATGGACTAAAtataaaatatcagatttttggaTATCCAAAAAATCGAAGTACCAAATCCAATATCCAATTCGAAATACAAAACCTAATCCGTAATCcgaaaatccaaaccaaaaattCAAATAATTCAGATTTCGGTTTGAATTTCGGGTTTACCCAAACTATGCCCACCCCTAGCAAGCGGCGGCAATTTGAGGAAATAGTGAATGTAGTGATACAGTAAATTTACTGACAATTTGAGGAAATAGTGAATGTGGGTTCcagaaccaaaatgtggttttttttactcaaactacacaaataggtggtaaaaaatgatctttttatatatagcgccataatacctggcgctatatactaacagtaacggaaccgttaaggtatagcgccaggtattatgGTGTTATACTGTAAAAGCTGACATGgccaggtatagcgccacaatacctgacACTATATATACAgcattaatgtatagcgccaggtatagtggcgctatacatagaTTTTTTATACCCCTCTGTCTTCTTCTCTGATTCCATCCACCATTATTTTAAAACCCTTCCCCTCTTCTTGGTCCCCCACCGTTTCtgccattttctttaaaaaaaataaaaaaaaattgggtccccccgacacataaaactcgaagaaaaagggtcccacattcgagtagagtttcgtgctattgttgattcacaattacggagtcaaaatttcaatctttttgctttgccaaaattctaaatcgaggtatttcgatttattttaagttgaaa
The sequence above is drawn from the Nicotiana tabacum cultivar K326 chromosome 13, ASM71507v2, whole genome shotgun sequence genome and encodes:
- the LOC107789617 gene encoding putative inactive receptor kinase RLK902, translated to MSSKILIFFTISIFLIFRPTTSDIVSDRSTLLSIRSALRGRSLLWNISSPTCSWPGVICSPDKSSVLELHLPGMGLSGQIPPGLFSNLTKLNFLSLRYNALSGVIPADLFSPLKDLKNLYLQHNLFSGPVPDSIFSLSNLVRLNLAHNNFSGPIPSSFNNLTGLGTLYLQDNGFSGQIPDLNLPGLVQFNVSDNQLSGSIPSKLSGQPKDSFLGTSLCGKPLNSCDNNNSNGDEGGKKKKLSGGAIAGIVIGCVIGLLLILLLLFFCCCRKRSNKETTRSADVAGVKEVGVEIPEEKGVENNGGKDGFLGSAIAAIGVGGGNKDKGKAEAIVGNGKSLVFFGKMNKSFDLDDLLKASAEVLGKGTFGTAYKAALESGITLVVKRLRDVTVPEKEFREKIEEVGKLNHENLVPLRAYYYSGDEKLLVYDYISMGSLSALLHGNKGAGRTPLNWETRAGIALGAAHGIAYLHAQGPSVSHGNIKSSNILLTKSYAARVSDFGLAQLVGPSSTPNRVAGYRAPEVTDPRKVSQKADVYSFGVLLLELLTGKAPTHSLMNEEGVDLPRWVQSVVREEWTAEVFDLELLRYQNVEEDMVQLLQLAVDCTAQYPDRRPSMAEVTNRVEELCRSSFVDSGADIIDNAEVQTA